In Paraburkholderia caballeronis, the following proteins share a genomic window:
- a CDS encoding AraC family transcriptional regulator: MQHHADKIADWLLNGLELKSTLFHVGQYCGTWQASTAGRHCASFHIVLHGECWLHLPPADGRDARSVRLGQGDAVFLLRDVPHCVSPDPQPPAHGRESARAGTMTPLADAGRPGDAPPAGSTGIACGFFEFRSGLDNLLLGLLPDHVVARRDHPSLGGARAIFELIRAEALRDPHALSPLIARLTDLLFVYALRALDGHDHVAPCFWALLRDAEFAPLVAAIVEAPSERWTTQAMADFVHMSRARFCKQFVEIAGQPPAQFVTLIRMKLAAAILGAGARTPDAAERVGYQSESAFAHAFKRVTGVQPGAWRRARGPQDDDGNADVNGDGDDSINGDARASRRANAAALH, translated from the coding sequence ATGCAACATCACGCAGACAAGATAGCCGACTGGCTGCTCAACGGCCTCGAACTGAAAAGCACGCTGTTCCACGTCGGCCAGTATTGCGGCACGTGGCAGGCGTCGACCGCCGGCCGGCACTGCGCGAGTTTCCATATCGTGCTGCACGGCGAATGCTGGCTGCATCTGCCGCCCGCGGACGGCCGCGACGCGCGCAGCGTGCGGCTCGGACAAGGCGACGCGGTGTTCCTGCTGCGCGACGTCCCGCACTGCGTGTCGCCGGACCCGCAGCCGCCCGCACACGGCCGCGAAAGCGCGCGCGCCGGCACGATGACGCCGCTCGCGGACGCCGGCCGCCCCGGCGACGCGCCGCCGGCCGGCAGCACCGGCATCGCGTGCGGTTTCTTCGAGTTCCGCTCGGGCCTCGACAACCTGCTGCTCGGCCTGCTGCCGGACCACGTCGTCGCGCGCCGCGATCATCCGTCGCTCGGCGGCGCCCGCGCGATCTTCGAACTGATCCGCGCGGAGGCGCTGCGCGACCCGCACGCGCTGTCGCCGCTGATCGCGCGGCTGACCGATCTGCTGTTCGTCTACGCGCTGCGCGCGCTCGACGGCCACGACCACGTCGCGCCGTGCTTCTGGGCGCTGCTGCGCGACGCGGAGTTCGCACCGCTCGTCGCCGCGATCGTCGAGGCGCCCAGCGAGCGCTGGACCACCCAGGCGATGGCCGACTTCGTGCACATGTCCCGCGCGCGCTTCTGCAAGCAGTTCGTCGAGATCGCCGGCCAGCCGCCCGCGCAGTTCGTCACGCTGATCCGGATGAAGCTCGCCGCCGCGATCCTCGGCGCGGGCGCGCGCACGCCGGACGCGGCCGAGCGCGTCGGCTACCAGTCCGAATCCGCGTTCGCGCATGCGTTCAAGCGCGTGACCGGCGTGCAGCCCGGCGCATGGCGGCGCGCGCGCGGCCCGCAGGACGACGACGGCAATGCCGACGTCAACGGCGACGGCGACGATAGCATCAACGGCGATGCCCGCGCGTCACGGCGCGCGAACGCGGCTGCGCTACACTAG
- a CDS encoding acyl-CoA dehydrogenase family protein produces the protein MTARTPVPFALDAAAPTLAAWLDAHAETIDTTQDLAADILPRLGAADLLRIGVPAQYGGAGGSTVDAIEAIAAVARRSLAAAFVFWGQRAFIEYLLQSPNGALRERWLPALVAGERAGATGLSNAMKYLSNIEPLQMSATPVEGAAARWTLNGQLPWITNLRREGFIVAAAFDNADGRAPSIFAVPHDANGVSRSDDLDLIALRSSNTAALRLDGTVLDADWLIAADAAAFLAHARPAFLGLQCGMSIGLARRALEAVAASSPPVRAATGDEAAGLARELDALTQRLYAGIDSGAFVSAPASQFGVRIGLASVVGAASQLEVQAAGGRGYLRGTGGVARRAREAAFVPIVTPSIVQLKNQLAQHSSSRQTNAA, from the coding sequence ATGACGGCGCGCACCCCCGTCCCGTTCGCGCTCGACGCGGCAGCCCCGACGCTCGCCGCGTGGCTCGACGCGCACGCCGAAACGATCGACACGACCCAGGACCTCGCGGCCGACATCCTGCCGCGTCTCGGCGCGGCGGACCTGCTGCGCATCGGCGTGCCGGCGCAATACGGCGGCGCGGGCGGCTCGACCGTCGACGCGATCGAGGCGATCGCCGCGGTCGCGCGCCGCTCGCTCGCGGCGGCGTTCGTGTTCTGGGGGCAGCGCGCGTTCATCGAATACCTGCTGCAAAGCCCGAACGGCGCGCTGCGCGAACGCTGGCTGCCCGCGCTCGTCGCGGGCGAGCGCGCGGGCGCGACCGGCCTGTCGAACGCGATGAAGTACCTGTCGAACATCGAGCCGCTGCAGATGAGCGCGACGCCGGTCGAAGGCGCGGCCGCGCGCTGGACGCTGAACGGCCAGTTGCCGTGGATCACGAACCTGCGCCGCGAGGGTTTCATCGTCGCGGCCGCGTTCGACAACGCCGACGGCCGCGCGCCGTCGATCTTCGCGGTGCCGCACGACGCGAACGGCGTGTCGCGCAGCGACGACCTCGACCTGATCGCGCTGCGTTCGAGCAACACCGCCGCGCTGCGGCTCGACGGCACCGTGCTCGACGCCGACTGGCTGATCGCCGCGGACGCGGCCGCGTTCCTCGCGCATGCGCGTCCCGCGTTCCTCGGCCTGCAATGCGGGATGTCCATCGGGCTCGCGCGGCGCGCGCTCGAAGCGGTCGCCGCCAGCAGCCCGCCGGTGCGCGCGGCGACCGGCGACGAAGCGGCCGGCCTCGCGCGCGAACTCGATGCGCTGACCCAGCGCCTGTACGCAGGCATCGACAGCGGCGCGTTCGTGTCCGCGCCGGCTTCGCAGTTCGGCGTGCGAATCGGGCTCGCGTCGGTCGTCGGCGCGGCGTCGCAACTCGAAGTGCAGGCCGCCGGCGGGCGCGGTTATCTGCGCGGCACGGGCGGCGTCGCCCGCCGCGCGCGCGAGGCCGCGTTCGTGCCGATCGTCACGCCGAGCATCGTGCAGTTGAAGAACCAGCTCGCGCAGCATTCCTCGTCCCGACAGACGAACGCAGCATGA
- a CDS encoding aromatic ring-hydroxylating oxygenase subunit alpha → MLDDDFPPDAGPERDLRRVSIHPDFWYPVAWSRDVKRGKTLGVRFAGEPIVVVRTESGAVFALEDRCAHRQVPLHAGVVAGEAIRCCYHGWTYDCTGRCTDIPYLGRERLPNGVRSYPCRELGGLVFVFTGDPALADARPLPDLSAADDRAYKTRRFGREVACHYSFMHENLMDMNHQFLHRRQMGQMKARALGRRRGDHWLEVDYSFARTEGRRPAGESIIFGQTRKESVGEGKSIMTVRTEYPYQTLRIVNAEQTVVMSLWIAYVPLDAEQRTNRTFGLLSVRRPSLPFALDAAWPLLVWFTERIFAEDRWIVEREQEAHDQQGEDRNHEVFPVIRELRALLRECGAP, encoded by the coding sequence TTGCTTGACGATGATTTCCCCCCCGACGCCGGACCCGAGCGCGATCTGCGGCGCGTCAGCATTCATCCGGACTTCTGGTATCCGGTCGCGTGGTCGCGCGACGTGAAGCGCGGCAAGACGCTCGGCGTGCGCTTCGCCGGCGAGCCGATCGTCGTCGTGCGCACCGAATCGGGCGCGGTGTTCGCGCTGGAGGACCGCTGCGCGCACCGCCAGGTGCCGCTGCACGCGGGCGTGGTCGCCGGCGAGGCGATCCGCTGCTGCTATCACGGCTGGACCTACGACTGCACCGGCCGCTGCACCGACATTCCGTACCTCGGCCGCGAGCGGCTGCCGAACGGCGTGCGTTCGTACCCGTGCCGCGAACTGGGCGGACTGGTGTTCGTGTTCACCGGCGACCCGGCGCTCGCGGACGCGCGGCCGCTGCCGGACCTGAGCGCGGCCGACGACCGTGCATACAAGACCCGGCGGTTCGGCCGCGAGGTCGCGTGCCATTACTCGTTCATGCACGAGAACCTGATGGACATGAACCATCAGTTCCTGCATCGCCGCCAGATGGGGCAGATGAAGGCGCGCGCGCTCGGGCGCCGGCGCGGCGACCACTGGCTGGAGGTCGATTATTCGTTCGCGCGCACCGAAGGGCGGCGGCCGGCCGGCGAGTCGATCATCTTCGGGCAGACCCGCAAGGAGTCGGTCGGCGAAGGCAAGAGCATCATGACCGTGCGCACCGAGTACCCGTATCAGACGCTGCGGATCGTCAACGCCGAGCAGACGGTCGTGATGAGCCTGTGGATCGCCTACGTGCCGCTCGACGCGGAGCAGCGGACGAACCGCACGTTCGGGCTGCTGTCGGTGCGCCGGCCGTCGCTGCCGTTCGCGCTCGATGCGGCGTGGCCGCTGCTCGTGTGGTTCACCGAGCGGATCTTCGCCGAGGACCGGTGGATCGTCGAGCGCGAGCAGGAAGCGCACGACCAGCAGGGCGAGGACCGCAACCACGAAGTGTTTCCGGTGATCCGCGAGTTGCGCGCGCTGCTGCGCGAGTGCGGCGCGCCCTGA
- a CDS encoding carboxymuconolactone decarboxylase family protein: MSRLPLQTIESAPEASRPWLERSQAANGFLPNLVASLANAPTALETYLTVAEINGRSGLTLAERETVQITAAAIHGCGFCVAGHTAVALKKAQLDPQLVDAIREQRPLADARLNAVAVFTRDVIATRGAVADDALAAFRAAGFSDANALEVVLGVSLATLCNFANNLSQNELNPQLAAYRWEAGARAA; this comes from the coding sequence ATGAGCCGTCTCCCGTTGCAAACCATCGAAAGCGCGCCCGAAGCAAGCCGCCCGTGGCTCGAACGCTCGCAGGCCGCGAACGGCTTTCTGCCGAACCTGGTGGCATCGCTCGCGAACGCGCCGACCGCGCTCGAAACCTATCTGACCGTCGCCGAGATCAACGGCCGCAGCGGCCTCACGCTCGCCGAGCGCGAGACCGTGCAGATCACCGCCGCCGCGATCCACGGCTGCGGCTTCTGCGTCGCCGGCCACACGGCCGTCGCGCTGAAGAAGGCGCAACTCGATCCGCAACTGGTCGACGCGATCCGCGAGCAGCGCCCGCTCGCCGACGCGCGGCTGAACGCGGTCGCGGTCTTCACGCGCGACGTAATCGCGACGCGCGGCGCGGTGGCGGACGACGCGCTCGCCGCGTTCCGCGCGGCGGGTTTCAGCGACGCGAACGCGCTCGAAGTCGTGCTCGGCGTGAGCCTCGCGACGCTGTGCAATTTCGCGAACAACCTGTCGCAGAACGAGCTGAATCCGCAGTTGGCCGCCTACCGGTGGGAAGCCGGCGCGCGCGCGGCATGA